From Malaya genurostris strain Urasoe2022 chromosome 2, Malgen_1.1, whole genome shotgun sequence:
gggagtttaggagatgatatatttttcctcttcctaaaactacgagggacagttgaagatgtaccttcttgaggatcgtcagagtcgcaatcgtccgcagacaaacaggtgtaggggttctgttcaggtggtgtggcgattttcagcatttctgcgaacgagcggtttgatcgttgcttgagagatcgtttcaaatgatctccacgcaatttatacgcagaacatgctgtgaggtcatgcggggccgccccacagtaaagacacttttcaatgtctctgtcgcaaacgccatccgcatgactctctccacacttcgagcagcggggccgatttccacaatgggaagctgtgtgtcctagttgttgacaactagtgcaattcattacccgtggtacgaaaagtcgtacaggtagacgaaccctggccaggagaacgaatttcggcaaagccgagccggagaaggtcacccgatacgagtccgagtggggataagactttgtcccatccgcggcgatcgatactgaatgcaaacgtttgcagtccagtatcttgacattcttaagcaagggatctttaaaacatccgaccccatgtttgagaatgtcctcgcatgtcagacttggatccgtgatcactccgtctatctcgacttcgcgagctggtatataaacgcggtagtcccgcgtaaagtgatcgtttcgagcgatctcattagcatgtttcagactggtcaacgagaccctgagcttatcgggacgaatttttgaaataaatttcaatgttgtatatttcgactccaagtctttagatattttcaaaatattaagcggtttattcttctctttggtccgaaaataaaccacataaaggccggccgagggtgaaggctcttcgggatactgtttaacccggtgagtcttactatttggggcagatttaaaatctgtttccattttatcttcggggggcaggggagaatttaatggacttgccatagcgcggttgaggttccgcgcaaattatagggggagtcaaaatataagacgataaagggacacgaagggaaaaaatattatacttagctaatgatccgtagcaactcggccgctgaggccaagcgttagttacaacgacctccgagaataaatacacagttaaaatttttatgtaatttcacattcattttcatgcacatatttggagcacggaaataaatgtaaaattcaatcattcaaCGAATTTGCATGAATTGAGATTgtgttcttgtaaaattcaactgaatttaattttcaacgaAATAATGTTTTATTGCTTTTACTGTATATTAacatttcagtttaattttactCTCATGTAATATGTATATCgatgtgtgtgtatgcatgaATTATAAATTAATGCATTAGCCAGGCATTGAAATAAATACACAAATACAGAAAAATTAATGGACTTTAATTGGTTTTGTTCTCAGGGAATAATAAATGACATTACATTATTCAGTAGCTTCTTCAAAGGCTACATCGAAATTAGATATATCTGCAATAACTTTTCTCACTCTTCTCTGTCTTTGACCTATTCGACTTGCAGTAGACTTTGATGCAACGAAagtaattattttaaaaaaatattcctgTAGTAGCTCCAAAAATTTGGAAACAGATTTAGCATACataaaattatgaacaaaatagATGGTAAAAAGATCCTCCATTCCTGTTAGTATATCCTCCGCTCCCTCTGAAAGACGCACATCATTTGCATaacaataaaacattgttttgtcATTTCCAACATCTAAAATGATACAACAAAAAACATATGATGATCATCATCTTCACATTCAAACAGATATAGAATAAAGGTAAAGTAATAAGGAGCACATTTGTATGAAACTAGTTCCTACGTTCTACTCACCAACAGCTGCCAGTACCGGTCCAGGATTATCTACGATGATATCATCAATACGGCTGCCAATCTACGgtacaaaaaaattaattcagAAACATGGATTAGACAATTATGAACAACGTTTACTTCTTTGTGGATGATTATTTCGCTGAAACTCTCTCCTACAAGCGAGCATAAAAACTGAAGAATGTCATAATCGGACGATTTTTCACTCAAGTGCAAGTTCTTATTTTTAACAAGTGAGTATTGgatgattttttcttttttcatcaaaaaatacCTCCGGAAATCATTAACGTTAACTCCAGTTGCCTTTTCGAAATGAAAATTGAGTAATATCCTACGTCGAAGAACGGGAAGCTGTGATAGCATTACAGTTGTCTCGACTTTCTCGTCCAATTTGTGTCTTACGTAAGCCTGTGATTGTAGTAGAAAATCGTTCGTCATTAAATTTGGCTCATCTCGGGATAACTTCGACAGAATATGCTTTCCACATATATTGGATGTTTTCTCCCAATATTCCTTGCGTGTTCCTGCTCGAGAATTTCGctttttcttcaaattcattACGATATCCGAAATTGATGCCCGACAGCTTTTAAATCGATTTAAATAATTATTGCGATTGATCATTTTGTATTTTAACTCAACGTAACCTTGTCCGGCTCCAAAACCATCATCATCCGTGTAATCTAAAGCcgggaatttttcaaaaatttgacgTGACACAGTTTCCATAGTCTCAGCTCGGATCATTGAGTCTATCATACGGAGCTGGTCAACCACAGCATTCGTTAATGCGGTCAAATCAGTCTTGGTAACACGGATGGATGCGGGAATGAATATACCTggattatttattttaaattcttGCAAAGATCGTAAACGATCTAAAAGTCGGTCACTGATTTTGTTCCAATTAATATTAAAACACCGAAATTTCATCTCTGTTGAAGCGTGTTTTTTACCACTTTTCTGAAGATGTACACCATCCGaagagttacattttttgttgGAATTTGGAGATTGATTTTCTATATCGTTACTGGCCCTGCGAATCTGCCTGGTTAAATTTTCATAGCGTTGATCACAAGGTCGAAAAAACTCTGCTCTCACTGCTGTTGGTACATTTCCAGTCACCAGCACATGCTGCTCCGTCGCATCAAAAGTTCGCTCGATTATATTTGATGAGAAATCTTCAATACTATCAGAAGTGTCCTCCTCGCTATcaacatttgaatttgatttgttcTGTACAGCAACTTGAAATTTATCTTCTGTGAATTCTACGGTGATCATCTCGGCATCGTCCATTATATTTTCTGCTTGTGTCATTCCAGTATTCGACGTGACAGAAGCGATTAAGGGTATTTCTTCCTCAGGCAAACCTGATTGATCTTGGGATGAGCCCATGAAAACTGATCCTGTATAAGATGAAAGCAGAATTTTTATTTCGTACTGTATTTTAAGGAATAAGTGGCTTTTGTGAAAgttctgatttttttaaatgcttgCAATGCAAATGAATTTTTGCGGAAATAACAATTTTTGGTTAACTTTCATGTATCTATAGAAAATAATTTTACACGTACCCGAATCGTATTTGCTGCAAAAGCGAACATCACATTTACTTGTGGTTATGAGCCGATCACAATATGCTTCCAAATGTTTTTGACTACAGCTAtgcagagttaccatattcgcagatttttctgtaaaatcacagttttttttcgcctattttgccacacatatttcatcaaaatttacagattttacagatttttattattatttcataaaaAAGGCAGATTTTCAAAAAGTGTTTTACAGATTATGATTGAGCATATGCGACACACatggtacacagatttttcaagttgaaacacagattttaaaatggcaactctgctgcTATGTTTATAGCATCTTCACACAGGGATGCCATGAGAATCTATCGAAATTCTCTCCTGAAATCTGTCTAAAAAATCCTTTCTTTGCGTTTACTGTTGTGAATAACTTTCAGCGAGTGCTGAACTTTTTAGAATTCCTTTTCAAAGTGAATGTCATCTGGCTTATTATTGTTTTAAAAAAGCGACATGTGTAACGACATCAATTGGAAAAtggtggttttacagaaaatcgTTTAATATGGCAACACATTTACTTACACGATAATTGAACGTTAGATACTAATGTGAATAAGCAACCCAAAAATAATTGGACCCGATTAATTTGGATTATTATTACAATGCTTTAGCAGAGCAGAATACTGTGCAAAACAAAGTATTACATTTTCAATGCCAAActgtaacataaaaaacaatggTACCCATAAAATGAATAGGTATGCAACGAAAATTTTGTAGATAATataaaacaaaaagtttgtaGATAGTAAAAAATTGGATGATAGAATTATTACTAGAAAATACGAAGGAATTACGAATAAATTAAACTAAAcggagatacgtttgttccagtttcagttctattgtAAATCTCCCATATAAAACATCCGCGGTTTGGCATGAATAAAAAGCAAGTTACACTATATAGTAGTTCCATTTCAGCGAAAGAAaatgaaattgtactcactttagacTAATATATAACGAGCGTGTAACATTTCATTCTCATGACATttttgcagagatgccaggtgtaCAAATTATATGCGTTTCACGGATTTCTAATATGTTGGAGATTTCCAAAATTGTACTTCTCTAAAGCTTTTTTGAAAGTAAAGACAGACAAACACAGATTCCTCAAATTTCAAATACTACTTGTAAAAACGTACTTGATATTCGTACTTACAAGAGTGTATCGTACGGGACCTAGtattttcttcacgaattttctggaaaacacagattttaaaataaacGATCTGGTATCTCTGCATTTTCGTATATATTACAGTTTAGGTTACCAACTCCAGGGAtggcaggttcacagattaatctgtgattaTCACAGATGATGACCCCAAAAAGTCTTCAATTTGCTCGGGAAATCCGAGATGAAATAAATTTCCGACAGGACGTTTGGAAGTAgcgagacctttttttgcttaccaaaatgattccgatcagattttgcacagactggTTTTGcaataacaaattaaaaaaaaagaacctggcatccctgaccaATACCGCGTTCgcattgcaattttttttgaacgaaATATGAAATCAAGATACAAATTAAGATTTACTCAGGAGTAAGGTAAGATTTTTTGTGAAGTTTATTCATTCGGACGAATGAAAAACAATGATGTCGAAGTTAATTGATCAAAACATTGATATTTTAGGCATTGCAATGGACTTATCCTCAGTAGTTGCGATTCACAACAAAGAAGCAAATACCAAATATTGTGCACATTAGGCGAAACCAACAGTTTCTagcttcacgacaaaatatgctTTCTGGAACTTATTGAAAAGATATGGATAAGgattacattttttttgccagaaTAGGTCGTATGTAGGTATTGGACAATCTTTCCATCGCTCTGTAACGATGTGTGAAATGATAATTACGAGATGATTATTGGGTactgaaatttttgacaataaATATTTATGTCTTAACGATGGAAAtttgtttgtaagttataagtatTGTGTATTTACGGCAAACAAGGAAAGGATTATATACTACTTTATTATGTATTCTCGAATTTGAGTTTTCTAATATTTAAATACAGGAAACTCAATAATAGAGTTAGTATTACCACCACAGTAAAAAATAGTGAGAGCTTACGATTCGTTCGTATGGAAATCAACACAGATATAAATTTTCAACGTACCTGAAATTTCTAAAGCTGATTGTTGTTTCGTTTGTGGCTGAAAGTTTGGTGTCCAAGCTTCATCTTCCTCAGTTACCATTAACAGCTGAGTTTCGAAGGCGGCTAATGCTAAGTCAGAGATGATTTTACATCCATCAGCTTCTATGTatatagtttcaaaatttttgcctAATGTAATTGATGCTAATAaataaagaagaaaaacaaaaaattagagATTAAGTAGTATTGGAAAATACATGGCAATTCTTACCTTGTTCTAATAAACTGGAGACGCTGGAAAGAGCCGGTAGGGCCATTCTGTTGAATCGAGACGCGTcgcatattttgtaaattttaatattggTCGCCATTCTGTATTtttatttgaagtttttaatatcAGGTGCTCAAACCAAAGGAATCGCATgctgaatgaataaataaagcCTTTTATTTTCAAGAAACGATTTCAAAGGAGTTCGGTCGACAAAATCCTTAATATTTTTAGCAACAACTAGCAGTGGATTTAAATTGATTTCCAGAGTTCCTTTGTCGGGAGATTGGAGAACGGAATGTTTTAgtccaaaaacaaaaacttgtTCAGTGTATTTGTTGAAAATCAACAGCTGAATTTGAACCACATAGAATTTTTCACCATACTCATCATGTTCGAGGAATATGAAATCATTTTTCTCATAATCGTGTCCACAATATGATGCTTTTTCGGCATAGAGTGACACTAGGTCTAGGAGGCAAAATTTCCGTAATTCCGATTGCATTACCTCAGGGAGGTCTTTATACGTTTCTACAAACTTTGATACCAAAAAATGCCTTTCAAAACGAGCATTTTCTTGTGTTAGTAGAGCTTGGTAAAACTGATGTTGCTCCGCACAGAACTTCACGACGTTTTTGAAATTAAGAGTGCTTCGTAGAGCTCGcttaaaaaaacaatgttttctttcacaaaataaagtgcagaaGGACATAAGAGGTCCAAGTCTCGATATGATCCAAGGATAGTGGGTGGTGAAATGATGTTTAGGTCTAAGTGGAGTATCAAAGTGATGAGTTCGAAGTTCAATGTATTCCGTTATTAGTGATCGTAGCAGGTGAATTTGATTTTGAGATACAACTGGTGTAGTGATAATGTCTGTgatgtttttaatcagcaacagCATATGTATTATCGGGTCGTTataatcaattgatttatttataaacaaaaatggaagaatttgaACAATGTGCCAGATATCACAAGCCTTTGCTTTTATGTTTCTGGATTTTCTAGTAAAGTCAATGGCAATTTTCGTGTCCAGTTTCAATTTATGACAAACTTCGTTCATTCTACCTTGAATGTACAAAGGAGATATATGTTTCTCTTTGCAGATGCGTTTCAGTATTAAAAATAGATCATTGTTAATCCATCCTTCAAATAAGTCGTGAGCTATACACGGAGCGGCTCCTAGATCAAACATTTTGAAGTGTTGCAATTCATCAAATATACATTCTGATTTTATTCCTCGGAAAGGTATACAACTTGCATTGTTTGTGATCATCTGAATGTCATGTTTATGCGTTTCAGGATTCCTCATTTCTGCCTTATTCAAGCTATCAATTTTGAACGACTTGTGATCAATATAACAAGTTCTACAGAAGTGAGagcttgttgaaaaattctCTACAAGACCTCCTATTTGATGTGCTCCCAAGTTATCATTCATTGTAGTAAATATTGAACCTCGTATAGTTTCAGGAAATCCCCCACCATGTACAACAATCCCGTTTTCTTCCAGTATTTTAATATCTTCAACGAGTCGTCGAAATATGCAATTCGAACCGAAATAAGAAAAATCCTTATTTTTGCAAAGAAGTATTAGTTGCACATTTTCGGTTTTACATCGTAAATGTGAATCAATGTTTCCAATTATCATGTAAACGCATAATAATTTATATCGGCCAGTGGCGTTGCCAATAGCATTAACAACCATCTCAGCAGCATCTTGATATAAAAAAAGATTTAATGTCTTATCGGAGAAAAATGAACTGGTTTTAAACTTGGTACCGTCGTCGAAATCTGTCAGGTAACCAGACACTTTGAGTTTTTTCCGAAATACAGCGTTGTAAATTGTTGGATCATTGAGCATCGCGGTCAGTGTTTCCAATATTGGTACATAGTAGTAGAAAGCGTCTTTATGTTCATTGTCTTTTTGAAGTGCAATAGGAATTGAAGAGACAAAACTGTAATGCTCGCGATAAAACTTTTTTCGCATGTAAGGTGATCGAAATAGTCCCATAGGTCCGAACATGATATCGAAGATATTGCAGAAATTTCGTTCTAAATGATGtgaattgttatttttttgttcgttGATTCCGTAATCGATCGATAAGCAGAAATTTTTGAAGCTATTTGTTTGAACCGAAACAGCCTCCCCCAACGCCACTACTACTTCCTGTATTGCGGATTCTGTCACATGTTTTTTTGATAACAGTTTGAGAAATAGGTTTCCGAAAATGTTACATATGTTCTCGTTAGTTTTATAAAAGGTGTTTAGTGGATTTGGAGACTCTGAACATGCATTCAACGAACAAGATTCATTTAACTGGAGAAAGTCCAACTGTGGAACGGAGGTCTGTTTCAATAAACTTTCATCACTATCTATTCGGATGTTTCCGTTCCGGTGGAAGTACATGTTGTGAATTCGCATACTGTTTACAGTTACGAAAGGTTTTTTGCATATGCAACCAAACGGACAAAACACGGGTTGACCGGATTTCAGATGTTTCGTCATATGTTTGGCCATCAACTTTACACTGTCTTCAACGGAATTACACGACGAGACGGAGCAACGGAAAGTACGTTGAAGTTTTATTTCAACATGTCGTTGTCTAAGATGTTTTTTAAAAGACTCGAAAGATCGGCAACGTACTGCACACTCCGAAATCGGGCATTCAAAATATCGTTGATATTTATGCACTCGCATATGGTAAATAAAATGTTCTATATCTTTGAAAACagtcacacaaaacttacaacttATTTCAATTGACATTATTTCCGCACAGAACACTACAAATTATAAACAGATGGATAAAAGTTGACGTGCAATTTATCGCGGCagccatttgttttgtttatgaaatttcaATGAATGTTGTTTTGATTTTACATGTCGGTTGAAAATTACAGTTCCGATTATGAGAAATTCAAGAACTCAACATTGTTTTTAAACTAgcaattgaaaattaaaatgtGCTGTACAATTAAGcaaaaaacaatataaattcACATGTATTTTGATGCTCTAATTATGTACATTATTTTGCgcttaaatttcaattcaattgttgATTACATAAATGTATATTTACGAGTTTAATTATATACATGgcgtttaaatttaaaattttttttctgtgtatgcacacagcaccggttcacggcaccacactaaacgtcggttcactgttcttattgttttaacacaatagcacccggcactgtctaacggtatttattgtttatactgtattgatctactgcacaagctcacgaacaaaagatctgatattaaatgaccttgaaacggattagaatggattaacgcacagctgctctaatgcaaactaccatccgatcgatacgacggtcacgaaaggaatgcCACCGAATTTGAAACTCGTCAATATTCTCGGAAGTCAAAAGATGTGGGCGAAGCGACCAAAATCCGGTACCGTGAGGTCTATCGGTGAAAGGAAGGCAAATTCTTGCGGTGACAGCTTTGTGATCGGAGAAGCAGCAGACGTGAGTGGCTGTGGCTCTCAGATGATTTCGCAAGCCAGCGCTTACATACAGGCGATCGAGCCTAGACGAAGAGTTGTGCGTGATGTAGGTGTACTCGATGTCACGTGGTCGAAGCTGGATCCACACGTTATGCAGATGTAGTTGTTGGACGGCTGATTGTAACGATCGGCTAGCGTTCGTTCCTGTAGCATCGCATATTCTCAACACGCAGTTAAAATCGCCACCGAAGATGGTGTGTTCTGTCCGATGACGGAGGTAGTAAGCGACAGTTGTGTTGAAGAAACGCTCGCGTTGCGCTCGAAGAGCAGTACCGGATGGAGCGTATATATTACACAGTGTAACATTATTTACACGCAGTGCGATCAATCTCCCGTCCAGGCTCTTTTCTACATGagagaatttcatgtgttctttGAGAGCAATAGCAGTACCTCTCCTCGCATGGTCCACATTGCAAACCACGTTGTAGCCGGGTAATGTTAGTGTTTCGTTTTCAACTTCTTGTAAGAAGACAATATCGAGATCCATCGATCGGACGAAAGTGCGGAGAGCGCTCAGTTTTGTTTCGTTGGTTATCGTGTTTATATTGACGGTTCCAATGTTAACGCTGACGAAGTCCATCAACATTTCATTTCACTATCCGATAGGTCGTGTGCAGACTCGCCTTTGCTgggtttcaattttttgttcggCTGTCTGTTCGAACGGCGTGGACCGTTCGATGTCTGCGAGCTGTCCGTTTCGTTGCCATCGTTTTTCCGTTGTGCACTGAGAGTTGCCGGTATCCAGGGCTGGGGGGCAGCTTGTGCTGCAGTGATTCTCTGCTGGATGGAAGCAGGTGTAACTGGGGGAGCCATTGTGATGTTCTGCTGTGTCTCGGCTATCTTCGGGTCGAGGATCGAAATGCTTGGTTGGAGTCCCGCGGGTTCGGGCGAGGATTGTGTGTCCGCTGGCTGCTGCCGCGGTGGTTTTTTCATCGGTGCTGTCTTCTTCGGCTGGGCCGACATTTTCGTGACGTTCGCGTATGAGAGATCCGCAGTGAGCTTCTGCACTAGTAGTTTCTTGTTTTGCACACACGGGATGCCAATGTGTACAAATTCGTGGCAATGTAAGCAAGTGTGCCGCTGCCCCTTGTAACCTACCGCTGTATCTTCCCCCTGGATGGTTACGAGTGAGGGGATATTCTTTTTCACCACCATCCGAGCGATACGCACACCAGTCTTTACTCCTTCGAAAACACCGTATCGATTATCCCAATAGAGGTCACGAACTTTTAGCACCTCGCCGTAGTCAGCGAGAAAAGACGCGATTTGAGTGTTAGTGACGTCTTCGGGAAGATCGAATATTTGTACATCAACCGCCCCGTCCTCCATCGTTATTCGTAACTTGTAGGACTTCCCGTCGACGTTGAACTCGTGCTTGTTGTCGTGTTGCTCAACAATCTTCTCGGCTAGCTCGAGGTTACTGACCTTCACGAAGGTGCACCCAAGCCGTCTGCTTGGCTGAAGTTGAAGAACATTTTCGCGGGTTAAACCAAGCTCCTTTCCGACGAATTTATGGATCACTTCGTGCGAAAAGTGTTTCGGAAAACTCGAGTAATCGATCCGAAACGTGTTTTCACGCATCCCGGCGTTTACTTCGCGGATTTCGCGAGCACTGTACTTGAATTTGAACGATCTGATTGGCAAATAAACGTAGTGAATAGATTGTGCGACTCCTGAGAAAACATCGACTGTTTGGCTCGGAAGTTGAACGCTAACTATCtaaaatcggtcaaatcatcgcagataattgaattgaattgaatgaatgagATCTGTTTGGGAAAACGGCCGATTTTGAAATCTTCTACGAGTTTTGTTTGACCCTCTAAGTGAtggtgtaaaattttcaacacactttaccctataattccggaaccggaagtcagatctagtTGTAATTCTGAAGTTTTGTAATGAACCATAAAATCATccata
This genomic window contains:
- the LOC131431746 gene encoding uncharacterized protein LOC131431746; translation: MATNIKIYKICDASRFNRMALPALSSVSSLLEQASITLGKNFETIYIEADGCKIISDLALAAFETQLLMVTEEDEAWTPNFQPQTKQQSALEISGSVFMGSSQDQSGLPEEEIPLIASVTSNTGMTQAENIMDDAEMITVEFTEDKFQVAVQNKSNSNVDSEEDTSDSIEDFSSNIIERTFDATEQHVLVTGNVPTAVRAEFFRPCDQRYENLTRQIRRASNDIENQSPNSNKKCNSSDGVHLQKSGKKHASTEMKFRCFNINWNKISDRLLDRLRSLQEFKINNPGIFIPASIRVTKTDLTALTNAVVDQLRMIDSMIRAETMETVSRQIFEKFPALDYTDDDGFGAGQGYVELKYKMINRNNYLNRFKSCRASISDIVMNLKKKRNSRAGTRKEYWEKTSNICGKHILSKLSRDEPNLMTNDFLLQSQAYVRHKLDEKVETTVMLSQLPVLRRRILLNFHFEKATGVNVNDFRRYFLMKKEKIIQYSLVKNKNLHLSEKSSDYDILQFLCSLVGESFSEIIIHKEIGSRIDDIIVDNPGPVLAAVDVGNDKTMFYCYANDVRLSEGAEDILTGMEDLFTIYFVHNFMYAKSVSKFLELLQEYFFKIITFVASKSTASRIGQRQRRVRKVIADISNFDVAFEEATE